CTTTTGAATAAGGCGTGATATTTCACTGTGATCGGGGAGctgaaatgatgaaaatgtttgactaaCAGAAAAGGAATCAGGAGGGATGGGAGCAGGGGGGGAGGAATGGAGATGCTGATGGATAGCTTGAATTTTCTGGTTGAAAAATGTCAGAAGAGAATTACAGGTGTCAGTCGAATAGAAATGAGGAGGAAGAGTGTCGCAGGGTTGAAAGATATTAttcattaaagtaaaaagagTTTTGGAATTTCCCTTATTTGCATCAATCAAATTtgtaaagtaattatttttagtaaaagaGACCAGGTCCTTGTATTGTAAAATCTGTGCTTTGTATAATTCTTCATGAACAGGAAAGCCAGTTTTCCTGGAAAGTCGCTCTAGTTGGCGGCATTTGGCTTTCATTTCATGAAGTTGTGGGGTGAACCAGGGAGAAAACTTAGTGAAGGATACAGACTGGGTTTTAACAGGATCACAAGTGTTCAGAACATCAGAAAGGCTGTTATTATACAAAGAAACCAGTTCATCAGGATTGGATGAATGTGTGACGGGAATCTGCTCTATATGAGAGGAGAGCATAtccaaatttacattttttatatttctgaagGAGATGAGGCGACTGGGCTTCATCTCAGATAGGGAGAGGGAGgtattaaaagaaattaaaaagtggTCAGTTACATGAAGTTCATCTTTGGAATAGTTAGTGGGGGTTAACCCAGAGCAGCAGACCAGGTCCAGGGTGTGTCCCTTGGCGTGAGTAGGGAATTTAACAAATTGATTAAAACTCCTCAGCCTCCTCCCCCTCACCAGAGGGGGAGGAGGCTGTTCTCAAAATGTACATTAAAGTCACCCATGACCATAACATGAGGAGAGAGAGATGACAGGTGAGTTAACAGAGTTCCAAATTGATATAAAAAGTCACTGTTCGGCTTTGGGGGGCGGTAAACCACAGCTACAACAGTTGGTGTGGGCCCAGGAAGCATGAAGGCAGTGCACTCAATGGAACTGAAGGAGGGGAGGGGGACCGAGAGGACTTTCCACTTCTCGCGATAAATCACCGCGAGACCTCCTCCGCGGCCGGAGCAACGTGGTTGACAGAGGTAAACAAAGCCAGGAGGGGTGGAGTCATTGAGTAGAGAAAAGTCATTGAGTTGTTGCCAAGTTTCTGTCAcgcagaaaaagtcaaatttacgATCCAAAATTAAATCCTGAATCAGCTGACCCTTGTTTGAGAGAGAGCGGATGTTGATGAGGCCGAAGTTGACAGTTGAGGTGATTTGGCGTGGAGCAGTCGTGTTCACCGATCTAGGAAGGCTGGAGAGCGCTTGGTGGTCCACAGAGCGTCTGGTGTTGCGGAGAGGGCGACGGGTGGTGGAGGAGAGGAAACGGATGGAACTGGACGTGTCTTCGTGGTAATGTCGCCGTGAGCCACGGTGAATGTACCTTCGGCGAGGCGGGAACGGGGAGTCCGTCGGTTGGTTGAGCAGAGATGGAGGGGCCGCAGGCTGCGGGCGGAGACGGAGGAGCTCAGAGGCGGTGTACTGGATGAGCCTGGTCGCGGGGTGGTGGAAAAGCCAGAGAAGGATCCAGGTTAGAGCCGACCAAACGTACAGCTTGCATGGAAACGTAGCTGACAGGAGAAAGCTCGGGGGACTGCCGGAAATAGTCCCCgagaaaataacaatttataTTGTTATTGAGGCTTGCAGGTCCAGCAACACGATTGAAAGTAGTCCAGGGACATATTCCCAATGCACAGTCCAAAATCCGTAGCAGCAAAGATAGTTTAAAGAAAGAGACTTACCGGTGAGTCGCGGCAACAATCATGCCAGCGTCCACTCAACCCGGAAGTAAAATTGGCAGATGAACTGGTGCTTCCTCAGAAACACCAGAAATCTTACCCGACAGGTTTTATGTCTTTCATGGAAGTCATTCAGAAAGAACCTGTAATCTCAGATATTTGACGTTATTGTGCTTTGACTgtaattatcattatttttagcAGACTTccctcttttgcttttttaagggaaaatatTTGAGGCAGTAGTTCTTACAGGTGGAGCTGCACATCCTTCATAGAACTTCAGGACGTACTTTAGGTTCTCCAACAACTtcttaataaataacaaatgaaaactttttatttaacaaaaatatttttttaaattagtaagcttgttatatatatatatatatatatatatatatatatatattatcaaaTTCACAAGTGTgcataaagattttaaatttcaaattggaaaattagaaaagttattttttttaaatctccaaccttcaaaaaataaatacattacagtATTTACAGTACAATCCcatgtaaaaaagttaaaacaagtcCTTGATGCTGCTCTTTTTTGATGGACTTCTATCAAAAAATTGTCAGAGAGCCTTAAAAATCTACagttattttgtaataaaaacttGTTGGCTCATTAAATGGAGAAGCATCCATTTCTTTCAAAGTTTtcctggaaaaaatgttttaaacaaaaagcttttaGGCAAAACCTTCTTTATAAACATTGAACAAACAATCTTCTgatatttagacaaaaaaaataaccgAAGTGTTTCTTCCATCAACATGATCCACCCACCTTCAGCTGAAAGGAACAGTAACCCCTCCATCCCACAGAAACACAGTCACTCATTCACACCTCAGTCAGGATCACCAGTAAACCCAGTAAAGATGTTTTTGGATGTGGGAGGAGGCAGAGAAAACCCCCACATGCTCAAAGGAACttgtaaactccacacagagcggaacctcggcctggtggtctggTCTCTTTgatgccggtctcctgggcccggcggtcgtatagtatagtatatgtgagtatgttcagtttaaatgtagagactattttggccaacaagtgtgtgtgtaactatagagtgtgtgtgtagaNNNNNNNNNNNNNNNNNNNNNNNNNNNNNNNNNNNNNNNNNNNNNNNNNNNNNNNNNNNNNNNNNNNNNNNNNNNNNNNNNNNNNNNNNNNNNNNNNNNNNNNNNNNNNNNNNNNNNNNNNNNNNNNNNNNNNNNNNNNNNNNNNNNNNNNNNNNNNNNNNNNNNNNNNNNNNNNNNNNNNNNNNNNNNNNNNNNNNNNNNNNNNNNNNNNNNNNNNNNNNNNNNNNNNNNNNNNNNNNNNNNNNNNNNNNNNNNNNNNNNNNNNNNNNNNNNNNNNNNNNNNNNNNNNNNNNNNNNNNNNNNNNNNNNNNNNNNNNNNNNNNNNNNNNNNNNNNNNNNNNNNNNNNNNNNNNNNNNNNNNNNNNNNNNNNNNNNNNNNNNNNNNNNNNNNNNNNNNNNNNNNNNNNNNNNNNNNNNNNNNNNNNNNNNNNNNNNNNNNNNNNNNNNNNNNNNNNNNNNNNNNNNNNNNNNNNNNNNNNNNNNNNNNNNNNNNNNNNNNNNNNNNNNNNNNNNNNNNNNNNNNNNNNNNNNNNNNNNNNNNNNNNNNNNNNNNNNNNNNNNNNNNNNNNNNNNNNNNNNNNNNNNNNNNNNNNNNNCTTTGTCAGAGTTGATAAGAACATGTATTCAAATAGAAATGTGTGAGCATGTCAGCTGCTGGAGGATAAATGTTGTCCTTACCGATTTCTTTCTTGAACAGCAGACTGCTACTACTACTGCTGCTGCTACTACAACAAGGACTCCCACAACTACTCCAACAATTATTACAATTGTATTCATATTATTATCTgtgaaaggaagaaaagaaagatcAGTTTCTGTCTGGAAAGTCCCTTCATGCTTCTGCTTCTGACTTTACCTTCTGTGACATGAAGAAAGAAGCTTTTTACGGAGGTCTCTTGGTCACTCCAGACCTCACAGGTGTAGATCCCGGTCAGGTTTGGTTGCAGCTGCTTCAGTGTGAGCTTCTCTAATGAAGACTCAACGATGTGCTGCTGCCACTTCTCTGTGGGGGAGTGGGGGCCCTGTGGTGTTCCTCTCACCATCTCTTCACTGTGGTTGAATCTCCAGATATACATGGTGAAGGGAGTGAGGTTTGAGCAGGAGATACTTGTTTCAGTTCCTAAGATATTCTCAtggactgaaaaacaaagccataCATAAATCATGAGCCGCATTAACAAAGACATCAGAAGTGTTTGTCTTTGAGAATCCTCCACCTGTGGACTCCAAAGTGGCTCTCCTGCTGCCTGCTGGCGTGCTGACGGTGCAGGTGACGTCCATGCTGTCAGCAGACGGCACAGAGCTCCTGATGCTGTAGAGTTTCTGCTCCGTCTGAGTCAGTCTGATCTTTTGGTCAGTTTGATCAGGTGTCCAGAAGAGTGCGGGTTCGGGATAAATCCCATCTGAGCTGCAGATGATCTCATTCCCTAAATGCTGAATGTTGACGTCCTGAACCGGAGCTGCAACAAGACAGATGGATTTCAGAACGATGTTCTTATCCATTTCACCATTTCTTGTGTTTAGTTGTTGTAAACCTTACAGATTTCATGCAAACCTGAATTAGATTTATGTTCCCtttctttaaagtaataaaGATTCTCTCGTTCACACCTTGCCTGTTGAAggactgcttgttttttttctaactcagGAGGGTCACTAAAAACAGATGCTTTGCAACTGTATCATGTACATTTTCCTAAACTCCTTCAAACTATCATAATTAATAACAGATTTACCCTCACAGAACCTTTatatcagaccctccaggattttgcagTGTTGCAATCAcaactattaatgcaaattcaagcaaacgcTTCAATTTGTTGCGCAccctgcaactttttatttttattccaactttactgcaactttgaccgatctaccatgacaacagtcatggatgatgGAGCAGCTTCGtgactgtttcccttctgacttcttcCCAGGAGCCATGCTCTTTTTATACCTCCCTCTCAAAACCTCTCCGACTTGTTTCTCTTCAGGACGCCCGTGAACCGTAACTCCACCACGTTCTCGGGCGCACACGCAGCAGTGTGGATCTGTTCAAGTTAAATAGCAGGACAACAACATTGTAAGTGGTGATGGTGCTGTATTTTCCTACTGCAtgtgtcacaaaaaaaacagttggaatATGATCAtttgagttttatttcaaagtgaANNNNNNNNNNNNNNNNNNNNNNNNNNNNNNNNNNNNNNNNNNNNNNNNNNNNNNNNNNNNNNNNNNNNNNNNNNNNNNNNNNNNNNNNNNNNNNNNNNNNNNNNNNNNNNNNNNNNNNNNNNNNNNNNNNNNNNNNNNNNNNNNNNNNNNNNNNNNNNNNNNNNNNNNNNNNNNNNNNNNNNNNNNNNNNNNNNNNNNNNNNNNNNNNNNNNNNNNNNNNNNNNNNNNNNNNNNNNNNNNNNNNNNNNNNNNNNNNNNNNNNNNNNNNNNNNNNNNNNNNNNNNNNNNNNNNNNNNNNNNNNNNNNNNNNNNNNNNNNNNNNNNNNNNNNNNNNNNNNNNNNNNNNNNNNNNNNNNNNNNNNNNNNNNNNNNNNNNNNNNNNNNNNNNNNNNNNNNNNNNNNNNNNNNNNNNNNNNNNNNNNNNNNNNNNNNNNNNNNNNNNNNNNNNNNNNNNNNNNNNNNNNNNNNNNNNNNNNNNNNNNNNNNNNNNNNNNNNNNNNNNNNNNNNNNNNNNNNNNNNNNNNNNNNNNNNNNNNNNNNNNNNNNNNNNNNNNNNNNNNNNNNNNNNNNNNNNNNNNNNNNNNNNNNNNNNNNNNNNNNNNNNNNNNNNNNNNNNNNNNNNNNNNNNNNNNNNNNNNNNNNNNNNNNNNNNNNNNNNNNNNNNNNNNNNNNNNNNNNNNNNNNNNNNNNNNNNNNNNNNNNNNNNNNNNNNNNNNNNNNNNNNNNNNNNNNNNNNNNNNNNNNNNNNNNNNNNNNNNNNNNNNNNNNNNNNNNNNNNNNNNNNNNNNNNNNNNNNNNNNNNNNNNNNNNNNNNNNNNNNNNNNNNNNNNNNNNNNNNNNNNNNNNNNNNNNNNNNNNNNNNNNNNNNNNNNNNNNNNNNNNNNNNNNNNNNNNNNNNNNNNNNNNNNNNNNNNNNNNNNNNNNNNNNNNNNNNNNNNNNNNNNNNNNNNNNNNNNNNNNNNNNNNNNNNNNNNNNNNNNNNNNNNNNNNNNNNNNNNNNNNNNNNNNNNNNNNNNNNNNNNNNNNNNNNNNNNNNNNNNNNNNNNNNNNNNNNNNNNNNNNNNNNNNNNNNNNNNNNNNNNNNNNNNNNNNNNNNNNNNNNNNNNNNNNNNNNNNNNNNNNNNNNNNNNNNNNNNNNNNNNNNNNNNNNNNNNNNNNNNNNNNACTAATGTGAGAGCAGTGTTGTGGTGGCTCAGTGAGGACTTCTCTACCTGCAGCTCAAAGTTCACCCGATgaagtaacagctgctgtttcctTTATACAAAAACACCCTTCATTTTTGACTCACTGCTAGTCGGAATGACAAGAATGGAGCAGGAGAATGTAGAGTTGCTGGTTTCAGCTAAAGTCCCTTTATCCTTCATCGGGGGCGGAGCTCCACCTGATCGGTTCTTCCTGTGACGACCCAATCATTAACCcctaacacctgagctccagtgtttatgttgtttgatttattctaaCTTTTCAATCATTAACACAATTCTAGattgtgaagaagaaaagctgctcttttctccttcacaatctactggaattattgtgttaatggttaaaaagttacactatgttaaagattttgtgttaaagcatcaccaggtgttaaagggttccaTTGctgaaaggtttttaaaaagtcatctggactttgctttttttttttcatcagaatacatttttctgaactttcTCGTACCGTACACCTTCAGGTTGACGAAGAACTCCTCCTTTCCTGCGAGGATGCTGGTGTAGCACATATATCTGCCCTCATCCTCAAACATCACTCCCGTCAGCCGCAGAGAGGCGTTTCCTTTGGAGATCTGGTCGTGGAACAGAGATGTTCTATTCTTGAATCTTGCGTCCTGCTGATCCAGTTGGTCTTTGTTGTGATAGAAGGAGTGGAcctgttttttggtttgttcCAGCTGTTGAATCCAGTGGATGATAGCCTCATCTCCAGCTTGAAAACTGCAGGGTAAAATGCAGCTCTGCCCCAACTGACAGGAGGCATCTGCATCTGTGAACCATCAGAACAGCAGTCAGACTgagacagaaccagaactctcATGGTCACTTTTCCTCAGCCAAACACAGATCAAGCCCATGATGactgaaaagacagaaaatctgGAAGATAAGCATTAActgtttaaatatgtattttcccaataatgaaatgaagatgtgaccATAGTAcacagagagaactggactggtcATTCCCTCCCCCCTCaaattccaaacaggaagtacccactggtcccagaaacccaaaatcccatagacttctgtgGAGAAATACATAGCTATTACTCTGACATTGACCAAACGCtacagcaaaatgaacccatttgCATCACCAGTCTGTCTGTGCcaagttttggggaaaaatgcCCGACCTGCACTGTATGTGGAGCtgcatcaatattttaaaaaaaggaagacgtCACAAAGTGGGTGAAACCCTCAAAGGGGCTGAGCCTCaaagatcgagtcgttttacttctgggtataaaaaaaaaataacaaaaataactcatatttaataaataattcattttttagtgttccaNNNNNNNNNNNNNNNNNNNNNNNNNNNNNNNNNNNNNNNNNNNNNNNNNNNNNNNNNNNNNNNNNNNNNNNNNNNNNNNNNNNNNNNNNNNNNNNNNNNNNNNNNNNNNNNNNNNNNNNNNNNNNNNNNNNNNNNNNNNNNNNNNNNNNNNNNNNNNNNNNNNNNNNNNNNNNNNNNNNNNNNNNNNNNNNNNNNNNNNNNNNNNNNNNNNNNNNNNNNNNNNNNNNNNNNNNNNNNNNNNNNNNNNNNNNNNNNNNNNNNNNNNNNNNNNNNNNNNNNNNNNNNNNNNNNNNNNNNNNNNNNNNNNNNNNNNNNNNNNNNNNNNNNNNNNNNNNNNNNNNNNNNNNNNNNNNNNNNNNNNNNNNNNNNNNNNNNNNNNNNNNNNNNNNNNNNNNNNNNNNNNNNNNNNNNNNNNNNNNNNNNNNNNNNNNNNNNNNNNNNNNNNNNNNNNNNNNNNNNNNNNNNNNNNNNNNNNNNNNNNNNNNNNNNNNNNNNNNNNNNNNNNNNNNNNNNNNNNNNNNNNNNNNNNNNNNNNNNNNNNNNNNNNNNNNNNNNNNNNNNNNNNNNNNNNNNNNNNNNNNNNNNNNNNNNNNNNNNNNNNNNNNNNNNNNNNNNNNNNNNNNNNNNNNNNNNNNNNNNNNNNNNNNNNNNNNNNNNNNNNNNNNNNNNNNNNNNNNNNNNNNNNNNNNNNNNNNNNNNNNNNNNNNNNNNNNNNNNNNNNNNNNNNNNNNNNNNNNNNNNNNNNNNNNNNNNNNNNNNNNNNNNNNNNNNNNNNNNNNNNNNNNNNNNNNNNNNNNNNNNNNNNNNNNNNNNNNNNNNNNNNNNNNNNNNNNNNNNNNNNNNNNNNNNNNNNNNNNNNNNNNNNNNNNNNNNNNNNNNNNNNNNNNNNNNNNNNNNNNNNNNNNNNNNNNNNNNNNNNNNNNNNNNNNNNNNNNNNNNNNNNNNNNNNNNNNNNNNNNNNNNNNNNNNNNNNNNNNNNNNNNNNNNNNNNNNNNNNNNNNNNNNNNNNNNNNNNNNNNNNNNNNNNNNNNNNNNNNNNNNNNNNNNNNNNNNNNNNNNNNNNNNNNNNNNNNNNNNNNNNNNNNNNNNNNNNNNNNNNNNNNNNNNNNNNNNNNNNNNNNNNNNNNNNNNNNNNNNNNNNNNNNNNNNNNNNNNNNNNNNNNNNNNNNNNNNNNNNNNNNNNNNNNNNNNNNNNNNNNNNNNNNNNNNNNNNNNNNNNNNNNNNNNNNNNNNNNNNNNNNNNNNNNNNNNNNNNNNNNNNNNNNNNNNNNNNNNNNNNNNNNNNNNNNNNNNNNNNNNNNNNNNNNNNNNNNNNNNNNNNNNNNNNNNNNNNNNNNNNNNNNNNNNNNNNNNNNNNNNNNNNNNNNNNNNNNNNNNNNNNNNNNNNNNNNNNNNNNNNNNNNNNNNNNNNNNNNNNNNNNNNNNNNNNNNNNNNNNNNNNNNNNNNNNNNNNNNNNNNNNNNNNNNNNNNNNNNNNNNNNNNNNNNNNNNNNNNNNNNNNNNNNNNNNNNNNNNNNNNNNNNNNNNNNNNNNNNNNNNNNNNNNNNNNNNNNNNNNNNNNNNNNNNNNNNNNNNNNNNNNNNNNNNNNNNNNNNNNNNNNNNNNNNNNNNNNNNNNNNNNNNNNNNNNNNNNNNNNNNNNNNNNNNNNNNNNNNNNNNNNNNNNNNNNNNNNNNNNNNNNNNNNNNNNNNNNNNNNNNNNNNNNNNNNNNNNNNNNNNNNNNNNNNNNNNNNNNNNNNNNNNNNNNNNNNNNNNNNNNNNNNNNNNNNNNNNNNNNNNNNNNNNNNNNNNNNNNNNNNNNNNNNNNNNNNNNNNNNNNNNNNNNNNNNNNNNNNNNNNNNNNNNNNNNNNNNNNNNNNNNNNNNNNNNNNNNNNNNNNNNNNNNNNNNNNNNNNNNNNNNNNNNNNNNNNNNNNNNNNNNNNNNNNNNNNNNNNNNNNNNNNNNNNNNNNNNNNNNNNNNNNNNNNNNNNNNNNNNNNNNNNNNNNNNNNNNNNNNNNNNNNNNNNNNNNNNNNNNNNNNNNNNNNNNNNNNNNNNNNNNNNNNNNNNNNNNNNNNNNNNNNNNNNNNNNNNNNNNNNNNNNNNNNNNNNNNNNNNNNNNNNNNNNNNNNNNNNNNNNNNNNNNNNNNNNNNNNNNNNNNNNNNNNNNNNNNNNNNNNNNNNNNNNNNNNNNNNNNNNNNNNNNNNNNNNNNNNNNNNNNNNNNNNNNNNNNNNNNNNNNNNNNNNNNNNNNNNNNNNNNNNNNNNNNNNNNNNNNNNNNNNNNNNNNNNNNNNNNNNNNNNNNNNNNNNNNNNNNNNNNNNNNNNNNNNNNNNNNNNNNNNNNNNNNNNNNNNNNNNNNNNNNNNNNNNNNNNNNNNNNNNNNNNNNNNNNNNNNNNNNNNNNNNNNNNNNNNNNNNNNNNNNNNNNNNNNNNNNNNNNNNNNNNNNNNNNNNNNNNNNNNNNNNNNNNNNNNNNNNNNNNNNNNNNNNNNNNNNNNNNNNNNNNNNNNNNNNNNNNNNNNNNNNNNNNNNNNNNNNNNNNNNNNNNNNNNNNNNNNNNNNNNNNNNNNNNNNNNNNNNNNNNNNNNNNNNNNNNNNNNNNNNNNNNNNNNNNNNNNNNNNNNNNNNNNNNNNNNNNNNNNNNNNNNNNNNNNNNNNNNNNNNNNNNNNNNNNNNNNNNNNNNNNNNNNNNNNNNNNNNNNNNNNNNNNNNNNNNNNNNNNNNNNNNNNNNNNNNNNNNNNNNNNNNNNNNNNNNNNNNNNNNNNNNNNNNNNNNNNNNNNNNNNNNNNNNNNNNNNNNNNNNNNNNNNNNNNNNNNNNNNNNNNNNNNNNNNNNNNNNNNNNNNNNNNNNNNNNNNNNNNNNNNNNNNNNNNNNNNNNNNNNNNNNNNNNNNNNNNNNNNNNNNNNNNNNNNNNNNNNNNNNNNNNNNNNNNNNNNNNNNNNNNNNNNNNNNNNNNNNNNNNNNNNNNNNNNNNNNNNNNNNNNNNNNNNNNNNNNNNNNNNNNNNNNNNNNNNNNNNNNNNNNNNNNNNNNNNNNNNNNNNNNNNNNNNNNNNNNNNNNNNNNNNNNNNNNNNNNNNNNNNNNNNNNNNNNNNNNNNNNNNNNNNNNNNNNNNNNNNNNNNNNNNNNNNNNNNNNNNNNNNNNNNNNNNNNNNNNNNNNNNNNNNNNNNNNNNNNNNNNNNNNNNNNNNNNNNNNNNNNNNNNNNNNNNNNNNNNNNNNNNNNNNNNNNNNNNNNNNNNNNNNNNNNNNNNNNNNNNNNNNNNNNNNNNNNNNNNNNNNNNNNNNNNNNNNNNNNNNNNNNNNNNNNNNNNNNNNNNNNNNNNNNNNNNNNNNNNNNNNNNNNNNNNNNNNNNNNNNNNNNNNNNNNNNNNNNNNNNNNNNNNNNNNNNNNNNNNNNNNNNNNNNNNNNNNNNNNNNNNNNNNNNNNNNNNNNNNNNNNNNNNNNNNNNNNNNNNNNNNNNNNNNNNNNNNNNNNNNNNNNNNNNNNNNNNNNNNNNNNNNNNNNNNNNNNNNNNNNNNNNNNNNNNNNNNNNNNNNNNNNNNNNNNNNNNNNNNNNNNNNNNNNNNNNNNNNNNNNNNNNNNNNNNNNNNNNNNNNNNNNNNNNNNNNNNNNNNNNNNNNNNNNNNNNNNNNNNNNNNNNNNNNNNNNNNNNNNNNNNN
The Oryzias melastigma strain HK-1 unplaced genomic scaffold, ASM292280v2 sc01317, whole genome shotgun sequence DNA segment above includes these coding regions:
- the LOC112141882 gene encoding uncharacterized protein LOC112141882 isoform X1, whose translation is MIKFSQVLFLLNAVWTLTRGDADASCQLGQSCILPCSFQAGDEAIIHWIQQLEQTKKQVHSFYHNKDQLDQQDARFKNRTSLFHDQISKGNASLRLTGVMFEDEGRYMCYTSILAGKEEFFVNLKVYAPVQDVNIQHLGNEIICSSDGIYPEPALFWTPDQTDQKIRLTQTEQKLYSIRSSVPSADSMDVTCTVSTPAGSRRATLESTVHENILGTETSISCSNLTPFTMYIWRFNHSEEMVRGTPQGPHSPTEKWQQHIVESSLEKLTLKQLQPNLTGIYTCEVWSDQETSVKSFFLHVTEDNNMNTIVIIVGVVVGVLVVVAAAVVVAVCCSRKKSVRTTFILQQLTCSHISI